One genomic segment of Panicum virgatum strain AP13 chromosome 2N, P.virgatum_v5, whole genome shotgun sequence includes these proteins:
- the LOC120659461 gene encoding uncharacterized protein LOC120659461 isoform X1, with protein sequence MLKRTASGGAAAAMGCGDPVSPSPPTTKVAEGGRPASLLLSTRSLPGLFSADAPMSPTSMPEQSKNLTCSGARNGGIGRCGSSHCGGIGSAATGLASVLVAGEADDGAYRNSGRVLLGMRLRVQLSPPPGKGPRGGDLPGSPIEFGIKNRDAQLALLSPVQRSPLSSAAARLARRSEVEELAEEDYTCVIARGANPRMTHIFEDRVVESRAGAGDGGGGDAWAQVGSSLAA encoded by the coding sequence ATGCTGAAGAGGACGGCATCAGGAGGAGCTGCTGCGGCAATGGGGTGTGGTGACCCCGTATCGCCCTCACCTCCCACCACCAAGGTCGCCGAGGGCGGCAGGCCGGCCTCTCTGCTGCTCTCCACAAGGTCGCTCCCGGGCCTCTTCTCCGCGGACGCCCCCATGAGCCCCACCTCCATGCCTGAGCAGTCCAAGAACCTGACTTGCTCTGGCGCGAGGAACGGCGGCATCGGCAGGTGCGGTTCCTCCCACTGCGGCGGCATCGGCAGCGCGGCCACCGGCCTCGCCAgtgtgctcgtcgccggcgaggccgaCGACGGGGCCTACCGCAACAGCGGGAGGGTGCTCCTCGGGATGCGGCTCAGGGTGCagctgtcgccgccgcccggtaaggggccccgcggcggcgacctcccggGCTCGCCGATCGAGTTCGGCATCAAGAACAGGGATGCCCAGCTCGCGCTGCTCTCGCCGGTGCAGCGCTCGCCgctgtcgtcggcggcggcgaggctggcgCGGAGGAGCGAGGTGGAGGAGCTGGCCGAGGAGGACTACACCTGCGTCATCGCCCGGGGGGCCAACCCCAGGATGACCCACATATTCGAGGACCGCGTCGTCGagagccgcgccggcgccggagatggcggtggtggcgatgcCTGGGCGCAGGTAGGATCCTCACTTGCTGCATag
- the LOC120659461 gene encoding uncharacterized protein LOC120659461 isoform X2 yields the protein MLKRTASGGAAAAMGCGDPVSPSPPTTKVAEGGRPASLLLSTRSLPGLFSADAPMSPTSMPEQSKNLTCSGARNGGIGRCGSSHCGGIGSAATGLASVLVAGEADDGAYRNSGRVLLGMRLRVQLSPPPGKGPRGGDLPGSPIEFGIKNRDAQLALLSPVQRSPLSSAAARLARRSEVEELAEEDYTCVIARGANPRMTHIFEDRVVESRAGAGDGGGGDAWAQR from the exons ATGCTGAAGAGGACGGCATCAGGAGGAGCTGCTGCGGCAATGGGGTGTGGTGACCCCGTATCGCCCTCACCTCCCACCACCAAGGTCGCCGAGGGCGGCAGGCCGGCCTCTCTGCTGCTCTCCACAAGGTCGCTCCCGGGCCTCTTCTCCGCGGACGCCCCCATGAGCCCCACCTCCATGCCTGAGCAGTCCAAGAACCTGACTTGCTCTGGCGCGAGGAACGGCGGCATCGGCAGGTGCGGTTCCTCCCACTGCGGCGGCATCGGCAGCGCGGCCACCGGCCTCGCCAgtgtgctcgtcgccggcgaggccgaCGACGGGGCCTACCGCAACAGCGGGAGGGTGCTCCTCGGGATGCGGCTCAGGGTGCagctgtcgccgccgcccggtaaggggccccgcggcggcgacctcccggGCTCGCCGATCGAGTTCGGCATCAAGAACAGGGATGCCCAGCTCGCGCTGCTCTCGCCGGTGCAGCGCTCGCCgctgtcgtcggcggcggcgaggctggcgCGGAGGAGCGAGGTGGAGGAGCTGGCCGAGGAGGACTACACCTGCGTCATCGCCCGGGGGGCCAACCCCAGGATGACCCACATATTCGAGGACCGCGTCGTCGagagccgcgccggcgccggagatggcggtggtggcgatgcCTGGGCGCAG AGGTGA